In the Euphorbia lathyris chromosome 5, ddEupLath1.1, whole genome shotgun sequence genome, one interval contains:
- the LOC136229521 gene encoding uncharacterized protein has translation MDFELRRAREKLEREQKDRKEKARFKLQREKKAQEEAKKQREAIEAVQRSRRLEAIEAQLKADEQMQENLLVGRGIMFSRILEAVPFQGNGDKIKLPPSCFKELSDQGAFDKGPLYFQLCATHQEVPSEMKTTSPKQLATHSGVLEFTADEASVGIPPHVWNNLFPLGAPEAPLVEIRYVWLPKGTYAKLQPEVVGFSDIPNHKAVLETTLRQHATLSQGDVITFNHGILTYNLRVLELKPSTSVSVLETDIEVDIVSSDSASVSENQHVLKPLTLGKSESGMIEEGNYAYYKFSIDNDIWKKIASKDVTVEVKIDAETGFGDTDVYLSKHPLIFPTRHQHEWSSHDVGSKVLIFSSKDENLGEGSYSIGIHGFKGTTKYIVSVSVQDNSNLKMGQQAGSSSSMQVDTVECRNCKHFIPSRSIALHEAYCSRHNMVCQHAGCGIVLRLEEAKNHMHCKKCGQAFQNGEMEKHMKVFHEPLQCACGVVLEKEAMVQHQGSTCPVRLITCRFCGDMVQAGSSAMDARDRLNGLSEHESVCGSRTAPCDSCGRAVMLKEMDIHQIAVHQKG, from the exons ATGGATTTTGAACTTAGAAGGGCGAGAGAGAAGCTCGAGAGAGAACAGAAAGATAGGAAAGAGAAAGCCAGATTTAAGCTTCAGAGAGAGAAGAAGGCACAAGAAGAAGCTAAGAAACAAAGAGAGGCCATTGAAGCCGTACAGAGATCTCGTAGGCTTGAAGCTATTGAAGCCCAGCTCAAG GCTGATGAGCAAATGCAAGAGAATTTACTTGTTGGGAGAGGAATCATGTTTTCTCGTATATTGGAAGCTGTTCCTTTTCAGGGTAATGGAGACAAGATTAAATTGCCTCCTTCCTGTTTCAAAGAATTGTCTGATCAAGGTGCTTTTGACAAGGGACCATTATATTTCCAATTATGTGCGACCCATCAAGAAGTACCTTCTGAAATGAAGACCACTAGCCCAAAGCAGCTGGCAACCCACTCAGGTGTTCTTGAGTTCACTGCAGACGAAGCTTCTGTTGGTATTCCTCCTCATGTATGGAATAACCTGTTTCCTTTAGGAGCTCCAGAAGCTCCTTTGGTTGAGATTCGTTATGTATGGCTTCCCAAAGGAACATATGCAAAGCTTCAGCCCGAGGTTGTTGGCTTTTCAGACATTCCCAATCACAAAGCTGTGCTTGAAACAACCCTTCGACAGCATGCCACTCTTTCTCAAGGTGATGTCATCACTTTCAACCATGGGATACTGACATATAACTTACGGGTTCTAGAGTTGAAACCTTCCACTAGTGTGTCTGTACTGGAAACAGATATCGAGGTTGATATAGTTAGTTCAGATTCAGCTTCAGTTTCTGAGAATCAGCATGTATTGAAGCCACTTACTCTTGGGAAGTCAGAGTCTGGAATGATTGAAGAAGGGAACTATGCGTATTATAAATTTTCTATAGATAATGATATTTGGAAAAAAATTGCTTCCAAGGATGTCACAGTTGAAGTGAAAATAGACGCAGAAACTGGTTTTGGTGATACTGATGTCTACCTATCTAAGCATCCCCTCATATTTCCAACTCGACATCAACATGAATGGTCATCGCATGATGTAGGTTCAAAGGTTTTGATTTTCAGCTCCAAGGATGAGAATTTGGGAGAGGGTAGTTACAGCATTGGAATACATGGTTTCAAGGGAACAACAAAGTACATAGTATCAGTGAGTGTTCAAGACAATAGTAATCTCAAGATGGGTCAGCAAGCTGGATCATCATCTTCCATGCAGGTTGATACTGTAGAGTGTAGGAACTGCAAACATTTTATACCGTCTAGGAGTATAGCACTACATGAAGCATATTGTAGTAGACATAATATGGTTTGTCAGCACGCTGGCTGCGGAATTGTTCTGAGGCTTGAGGAGGCCAAAAACCATATGCACTGTAAGAAATGTGGGCAAGCTTTTCAAAATGGAGAAATGGAGAAACACATGAAAGTTTTCCATGAACCTCTGCAGTGTGCTTGCGGTGTAGTCCTTGAGAAGGAAGCAATG GTGCAACACCAAGGTTCAACTTGTCCGGTACGTCTAATAACCTGCAGGTTTTGTGGGGACATGGTTCAAGCAGGGAGTTCAGCAATGGATGCAAGGGACCGATTAAACGGATTATCGGAGCATGAGAGTGTGTGTGGATCGAGAACGGCTCCTTGCGACTCTTGTGGACGAGCGGtgatgttgaaggagatggaCATACACCAAATTGCAGTTCACCAAAAAGGTTAA